The nucleotide window GTCATCGCGGACTGCTAACTTTCTGCGTAGCAGGGAAGCGGCGAGGCCGTACCGATAGAAAGTCCCAACGGGATCCGGGATCCCCGAAAGTATCCGATCGATCTCTGGCTCGGTATTGGCATCGACCGAGGAGCATAGGGAAGAAAGAATCTTGGCGCCCTGGTCCTTGACGCGTGAGGTCGGTCCAAAACAGCCGGTGCACGGCATGTTGCCCTGCACGCAGAGGGCTTCGCATCCCCCCCGGGTCGCCGGCCCCATGCAAACAATCCCTTGTGCGAGCAAGCACCTTTCGGGATCGATGTCAGTCCAAAGAGGGCGCTTGAATTCGGTGATTTTCAGGTCCGTCGGCTTGGAATCCTTCCGCGGGCAGTCTTCACAGAGTGCAACGTCCGGGGCAAGAACGGACCCTTTCGCCGGCAGCTTTCCCGAGAGAAGCGTCAAAATGGCCTCTTTCAGGATTTTGGGAGTAGGCGGGCACCCGGGAAGGTAGTAATCCACTTCCACCACCTGGTTCAACGAGCGGACCATCTTCCTGAATTCCGGAAGGGTGGCTGTCCGGCCGTCTTCCTTAACTTCCAGTAGGGGT belongs to Terriglobia bacterium and includes:
- a CDS encoding oxidoreductase; translation: MPDKPKIAFYWCASCGGCEESVVDLAEDILMVLDAVDIVFWPVALDFKKKDVEAMPDGSILVSLVNGALRTSEQEEMVQLMRRKSRLLVAYGSCAHLGGIPSLANQFDREQILKYVYEEAPTVQNPQGTRPLLEVKEDGRTATLPEFRKMVRSLNQVVEVDYYLPGCPPTPKILKEAILTLLSGKLPAKGSVLAPDVALCEDCPRKDSKPTDLKITEFKRPLWTDIDPERCLLAQGIVCMGPATRGGCEALCVQGNMPCTGCFGPTSRVKDQGAKILSSLCSSVDANTEPEIDRILSGIPDPVGTFYRYGLAASLLRRKLAVRDDAVEVK